ATTCTATGGAAACTAAAATACGTTGCAGTTGGTGTAATTCAAGTGATTTATATAAAAAATATCATGATGAAGAATGGGGAGTTCCTGTTTATGATGATGCTACGTTGTTTGAATTTTTAATTTTAGAAACTTTTCAAGCGGGATTAAGTTGGATAACTATTTTGAATAAAAGAGAGAACTTCAGAAAGGCTTTTGATGCTTTTGATTATAAAAAAATTGCTAGTTATTCAGAGGATAAAATCCAAGATTTACTTCTTGATTCTGGTATTATTCGCAATCGGTTAAAGGTTAGAGCTGCCGTTTCTAATGCAATTGCTTTCATGAATGTCCAAGAGGAATTTGGTAGTTTCTCTAGCTATATATGGAAATTCGTAGACGGAAAACCAATTATAAACAAGCTGAGAAATTCTTCGGAAGCAAAAGCTACTACACCGCTTTCAGACACTATTAGTAAAGATTTGAAAAAACGTGGTTTTAAATTTGTAGGTTCAACCGTTGTCTATGCACACATGCAAGCTACTGGAATGGTTAACGATCATTTTGAAGATTGCTGGAGAAGAAACACCGTAGAAATTTAGCTTTTTAAAATCGCTATAAATTCCTCTCTCTCAATTTCACGACATCCTAAACTTTCTAGATGTGTATTGTATACCTGGCAATCCAACAACTTGTAATTGGCTAATTTTAATTGGTTTACCAATGCTATAAAAGCTACTTTTGAAGCATTTGAAACTAAGGAAAACATGCTTTCACCACAAAATACAGTTCCTAAATCTATCCCGTATAACCCTCCTACTAAAATATCATCTTGCCAAACCTCAACTGATTTTGCCACACCCAATTCATGAAGCTTACAATAGGCTTCAATCATATCATTTGTAATCCAAGTTCCGTTTTGTCCCTCACGCTTTATGTTTTGACAATTCGAAATAACATCTCTAAAATTCTGATTGAAGGTTACTTTAAAAATATTCCTATTCCGTATGTTCCGCATACTTTTAGAAACAACCAACTCGTCTAAAAACAAAACCATTCTGGGATTAGGTGACCACCACAGTATGGGCTCACCTTGTTCAAACCATGGAAAAATTCCACTATTGTAGGCTAGTTGTAAACGCTCTGGCGATAAATCACCCCCAACCGCAAGAATTCCGTCCGCATTAGCTTCGGAAACAGGAGGGAAAAATAAGGATTCAGATACGTAATACATGATATTGACTGATATGTTCTAGCCCAGATAGCAGCAGCATCCTTTTACAGGTTTTTTTTACCTGGAAAAGATAAAGCGGATAGCTGGAATTAGCTCCTAAAAAAACAGCCATCAATGAATGATAGCTGTTTGTAATTTATAATTGTTGCTTTTTATAATGAATTAAGAACCGCACATTTCGCAATCCTCAGGACCTGAAGCTTGTGCCTTCATTAACATTGCTTTGTATTCTTCAACGCTCATTGGCTCTGCTTCATCAGGTATAGCTTCTGCTTTTTTATCATTATTTAAGGTGAACTTAATGGCATCAACTGCTGATTTTGTTCTCAAATAATACATTCCCGTTTTCAATCCAGATTGCCAAGCGTAGAAGTGCATTGATGTCAATTTTGAATAGTTTGCATCTTGCATAAACAAATTCAACGATTGAGATTGATCAATAAAATAACCCCTTTGACGCGACATATCAATAATGTCCTTCATGGACATTTCCCAAACAGTTTTGTACAATTCTTTAAGGTCCTGTGGAATCACATCAATATTTTGAACAGATCCATTGTGACGCATAATTTCTTGTTTCAAAGTATCATTCCATAAACCTCTTTCAACTAAATCATGTAATAAATGTTTGTTTACAACAATAAACTCCCCTGAAAGTACTCTACGAGTATAAATATTTGAGGTGTAAGGCTCGAAAGCTTCATTGTTACCTAATATTTGTGATGTAGAAGCTGTAGGCATTGGAGCAACTAATAATGAGTTACGAACCCCATGTTCCACTACTTCTTTTCTTAACGAAGCCCAGTCCCAACGTCCTGATAATTCTTCATCTTTCATCCCCCACAAATTGTGTTGGAATTCACCTTGAGAAATTGGCGACCCTTTGAAAGTTGAATATGGACCTTCTTCTTTGGCCATCTCCATCGAAGCGGTAACTGCTGCAAAATAAAGAGTTTCGAAAATTTCTTGGTTTAATTTTTTAGCTTCATCACTAGTAAAAGGCATACGCAACATAATGAAAGCATCTGCTAATCCTTGCACTCCAAGACCTACTGGTCTGTGACGTAGATTAGAGTTTTCTGCTTCTTTTACTGGGTAATAATTTCTATCAATTACTTTATTCAGGTTTCTAGTCACTCGTTTAGTTACATTGAACAATGCTTCGTGATCAAATTTACCATTTTCAATAAACATTGGTAATGAAATAGATGCTAGGTTACAAACTGCAATTTCATCTTTAGAAGTGTACTCCATAATTTCGGTACACAAGTTAGAAGAACGAATAGTTCCTAAATTCTTTTGATTTGATTTGCGGTTTGCAGCATCTTTATAAAGCATATATGGTGTTCCAGTCTCAATTTGTGATTCTAGAATTTTCTCCCATAACTCACGTGCTTTGATCGTTTTTCTACCTTTTCCTCTTGCTTCATAATCTGTGTACATTGCTTCAAATTCTTCACCGTATACATCATATAATCCAGGACATTCGTTTGGACACATCAAAGTCCAAGTAGTATCTTCTTGAACACGTTTCATGAATAAATCCGAAGTCCACATAGCAAAGAATAAATCTCTTGCACGCATTTCTTCTTTTCCAGTATTTTTTTTCAAGTCTAGGAATTCGAAAATATCAGCATGCCAAGTTTCAATATAAATAGCAAAACTTCCTTTACGTTTTCCACCACCTTGGTCTACATAACGCGCCGTATCATTGAAAACTCTCAACATTGGAACAATACCGTTTGAAGTTCCATTAGTACCACGAATGTAAGAACCAGTTGCTCTTACATTGTGAATAGAAAGCCCTATTCCACCTGCTGATTGAGAGATTTTTGCCGTTTGTTTCAACGTATCATAAATACCATCAATACTATCATCTTGCATAGCCAAAAGGAAACAAGAAGACATTTGTGGCTTAGGTGTACCTGCATTAAATAATGTTGGAGTAGCATGTGTAAAGAATTTTTTCGACATTAAGTCGTATGTTTCTATTACAGATTTCAAGTCGTTTAAGTGAATTCCAACTGAAACTCGCATCAACATGTGTTGAGGACGTTCAACAATTTTACCGTTTAATTTCAGTAAATAAGAACGTTCTAAAGTTTTGAAACCAAAATAATCATAATTGAAATCTCGGTTGTATATGATATGAGAATCTAAGAATTCTGCATTTTCAAGAATTACATTAAATACTTCATCAGAAAGCAAAGGTGCTTCTTGTCCATTTCTTGGATTAACATAGTGATACATATCTTTCATCGTCTCTGAGAAAGATTTTTTTGTATTTGAATGCAAATTCGAAATAGCAACACGAGCAGCTAATTGCGCATAATCTGGATGTGCAATAGTCATCGAAGCCGCAGTTTCAGCTGCAAGATTGTCTAATTCTGATGTAGAAACACCATCATATAAACCTTCAATAACACGCATTGCTACTTTTACAGGATCAACTAATTCGTTTAACCCGTAACATAATTTTTTTATTCTGTCCGTAATCTTATCAAACATTACTGGCTCTTTATGGCCATCTCTTTTTACTACATACATAAGGTTACTTTTTTAATTTATTATTGAAAAAAAACTAAAGATCAAAAAAATGCTTTTCTTTCTTTATGTCACTTAATTTTTAGGAGTGTTTACTTTTTAAAAATCCGCATCAAAACTAATTTTTTGAGCATCACTATCGGTATTCATTACACCTGATTTTTGATATTCACCAACTTTTTTCTCAAAGAAGTTTGTTTTTCCTTGAAGCGAGATCATGTCCATAAAATCAAAAGGATTTGCAGTATTATATACTCTATCACATCCTAATTCTACTAACAATCTATCCGTTACAAACTCTAGGTATTGCGTCATTAATGTTGCATTCATTCCAATCAAACTTACCGGTATTGATTCGGTGATAAATTCTCTTTCAATATCTAATGCATTAACAATAATTTCTTTAATTCTATCTTTTGGTACTTTATTTATCAAATGATGATTGTGTAAATGCACCGCAAAATCACAATGAACTCCTTCGTCACGAGAAATCAATTCGTTAGAAAAAGTCAAACCTGGCATTAATCCTCTTTTTTTCAACCAAAAAATTGAACAGAAACTTCCAGAGAAGAAAATACCTTCCACAGCAGCAAAAGCAATCAATCGCTCTGCAAAAGAATCCGATTCAATCCATTTTAATGCCCATTCTGCTTTTTTCTTAATAGCAGGAAAAACATCAATTGCAGTAAATAATTCTGTTTTCTCAGTTTCATCTTTCACATAAGTATCAATCAAAAGTGAATAGGTTTCGCTATGAATATTTTCCATCATGATTTGGAAACCATAAAAGAATTTTGCTTCTGCATATTGAACTTCGTTTACGAAATTTTCAGCAAGATTTTCATTTACAATTCCATCAGAAGCAGCAAAAAAGGCAAGAATATGTTTGATAAAATATCTTTCGTCATCACTAAGTTTATTATTCCAGTCATTTAAATCTTGAGACAAATCTATTTCTTCGGCTGTCCAGATACTTGCTTCCATTTTTTTGTACCATTCCCAAATATCATGGTGCTTTATAGGAAAAATAACGAAACGATTTTTATTTTCTTGTAAAATTGGTTCAACTTGCGTCATTGCTATTGTTTATTTTTTTGAAATTTTAACGAAATTTTGTGCATTCAGGGGATTACAAAGATTGTGAAATATTGCGGAAGTTAAAAGCCAAACTTATTCACAATCTGGTCTAGTTTTTAACAAAAATAAAAAATAAGGATACTTTTCATACAAATCTTAAATTTCTAAATATCAGATATTTAAAAATAAAAAAAGTAGTCAAGGCACTGTAAAATATAGGATTTAATAAACGTAAAACAAGAAATATTTTATTTTATTTTAAAAATAATTATTACCGTTCGTCGATTTATTTTTGAATTAATTTGCAGTAATGCTATTTTGGAAAACGAAACTAATTCTGGAAGGTGTTTTAGACTATGAATGCTTCATATCCTGAGCCACTTTTTCAAGCTCTGCAAACCAATCTTCACCAAATTTTCTAATTAAAGCTTCTTTGACAAATTTATAAACGGGTACTTCTAATTCTTTTCCTAATGAGCAAGCATCGTCACAAATATCCCATTTATCATAATTAACAGCTGCGAATTCCGTGAAGTCTTTTACTCGTATAGGATATAAATGACAGGAAACAGGTTTTTTCCAATCAACTATACCTTGATTATAGGCTTGTTCAATACCACAAAGTGCTGTTTTACCATCAAAAATAACGTAAGCACAGTCTTTGTTGTCTATTAATGGTGTTTCAAGATCCCCATCAGTTCCTTTTACCCAAGTCCCTTGCGCTTCTATAGCAGCAATTCCTTCTTTTCGTAAAAAAGGTTTAACTTTGGGATATATTTCCTCCATAATTTTTGTTTCCTCAACGCTTAAAGGCGCACCAGCATCACCGTCAACACAGCAAGCTCCTTTACAAGCTGACAAATTGCAAACAAAATCTTTTTCGAGTATGTCTTCTGAGACGATGGTTTTTCCTAATTGAAACATTATTATGAAGTAGTATGATTATAAAGTGCAAATATAGTCAAACTAACACAAAAGGGATTAATATGTGATTTTTAAAATGCTACTTAAAGATTCATAATTTGAGTTTTGATTAGACATAACCACATAAATATTTTCATCTTTATCAATCGTCATACATCTCAAACCTCCGTAATTATTATCTAAGTGAAAGGACACAACTGCGCCTGTAGGAGTAATTTTATTAATAGTATTATCAATACTACCCGTATACACATTACCTTTGCTATCACATATCAAATCGCTAGGAGGGGAATTTAAATTAGAAACTAACCAACTATATCTTCCTTTTGAACTTATTGTGCCAATACTTGAATGATCTGCCAAATAATAATTCCCATAAGGATCTATCGTAAAGTCTCCAACCAATCCATAGCCAGACGCAAATTGAGAACTATTTCCTAATGCATCAATCTTATTCAGTTTTCCGAATGAAAAATTATTGATAAATAACTCCCCATTCTTTTTATCAAAAAACAAATTGCTTGCAAAATAATCAACCCTTAAAAAAGGGGTAGCAATTCCAGAAACATCAATTTTATCAATATTTGACAAGGTATTCTCTGGCTTTAGAGCGAATAAATTACCTTTGGAATCAAAAGCCATTCCCCAATAGTTACCGCTTACAAAAGAAGAAATAGCCCCAGAAGAAGTTATTTTATAAATACCTGCATCTGTTGATAAATATAAAATTCCCGATTCATCAAATATTAAATTATGAGGAAAAGAGAGAATTTGATTCATATTTGAAGAATAGGAAGTTGTAACGGGATTTATAACATTTGGCGCCCATTTAGCATATAAAGTGCTATTTTCTCGTATCACATTCGAATACTTAAACGGAAGCTGCAATTCCTCATCATAGTACCAACCTACAAATGTAAATCCCTTGTCTACTGGAGTACT
Above is a window of Flavobacterium sp. 123 DNA encoding:
- the aat gene encoding leucyl/phenylalanyl-tRNA--protein transferase encodes the protein MYYVSESLFFPPVSEANADGILAVGGDLSPERLQLAYNSGIFPWFEQGEPILWWSPNPRMVLFLDELVVSKSMRNIRNRNIFKVTFNQNFRDVISNCQNIKREGQNGTWITNDMIEAYCKLHELGVAKSVEVWQDDILVGGLYGIDLGTVFCGESMFSLVSNASKVAFIALVNQLKLANYKLLDCQVYNTHLESLGCREIEREEFIAILKS
- a CDS encoding ribonucleoside-diphosphate reductase subunit alpha; this translates as MYVVKRDGHKEPVMFDKITDRIKKLCYGLNELVDPVKVAMRVIEGLYDGVSTSELDNLAAETAASMTIAHPDYAQLAARVAISNLHSNTKKSFSETMKDMYHYVNPRNGQEAPLLSDEVFNVILENAEFLDSHIIYNRDFNYDYFGFKTLERSYLLKLNGKIVERPQHMLMRVSVGIHLNDLKSVIETYDLMSKKFFTHATPTLFNAGTPKPQMSSCFLLAMQDDSIDGIYDTLKQTAKISQSAGGIGLSIHNVRATGSYIRGTNGTSNGIVPMLRVFNDTARYVDQGGGKRKGSFAIYIETWHADIFEFLDLKKNTGKEEMRARDLFFAMWTSDLFMKRVQEDTTWTLMCPNECPGLYDVYGEEFEAMYTDYEARGKGRKTIKARELWEKILESQIETGTPYMLYKDAANRKSNQKNLGTIRSSNLCTEIMEYTSKDEIAVCNLASISLPMFIENGKFDHEALFNVTKRVTRNLNKVIDRNYYPVKEAENSNLRHRPVGLGVQGLADAFIMLRMPFTSDEAKKLNQEIFETLYFAAVTASMEMAKEEGPYSTFKGSPISQGEFQHNLWGMKDEELSGRWDWASLRKEVVEHGVRNSLLVAPMPTASTSQILGNNEAFEPYTSNIYTRRVLSGEFIVVNKHLLHDLVERGLWNDTLKQEIMRHNGSVQNIDVIPQDLKELYKTVWEMSMKDIIDMSRQRGYFIDQSQSLNLFMQDANYSKLTSMHFYAWQSGLKTGMYYLRTKSAVDAIKFTLNNDKKAEAIPDEAEPMSVEEYKAMLMKAQASGPEDCEMCGS
- a CDS encoding DNA-3-methyladenine glycosylase I — its product is METKIRCSWCNSSDLYKKYHDEEWGVPVYDDATLFEFLILETFQAGLSWITILNKRENFRKAFDAFDYKKIASYSEDKIQDLLLDSGIIRNRLKVRAAVSNAIAFMNVQEEFGSFSSYIWKFVDGKPIINKLRNSSEAKATTPLSDTISKDLKKRGFKFVGSTVVYAHMQATGMVNDHFEDCWRRNTVEI
- a CDS encoding InlB B-repeat-containing protein, which gives rise to MNKGIVLFLIGLFLLVGCSKTEDEVMITVTFDSKGGNDLAPQTFNSGSLVKESTPVDKGFTFVGWYYDEELQLPFKYSNVIRENSTLYAKWAPNVINPVTTSYSSNMNQILSFPHNLIFDESGILYLSTDAGIYKITSSGAISSFVSGNYWGMAFDSKGNLFALKPENTLSNIDKIDVSGIATPFLRVDYFASNLFFDKKNGELFINNFSFGKLNKIDALGNSSQFASGYGLVGDFTIDPYGNYYLADHSSIGTISSKGRYSWLVSNLNSPPSDLICDSKGNVYTGSIDNTINKITPTGAVVSFHLDNNYGGLRCMTIDKDENIYVVMSNQNSNYESLSSILKITY
- a CDS encoding ribonucleotide-diphosphate reductase subunit beta, whose translation is MTQVEPILQENKNRFVIFPIKHHDIWEWYKKMEASIWTAEEIDLSQDLNDWNNKLSDDERYFIKHILAFFAASDGIVNENLAENFVNEVQYAEAKFFYGFQIMMENIHSETYSLLIDTYVKDETEKTELFTAIDVFPAIKKKAEWALKWIESDSFAERLIAFAAVEGIFFSGSFCSIFWLKKRGLMPGLTFSNELISRDEGVHCDFAVHLHNHHLINKVPKDRIKEIIVNALDIEREFITESIPVSLIGMNATLMTQYLEFVTDRLLVELGCDRVYNTANPFDFMDMISLQGKTNFFEKKVGEYQKSGVMNTDSDAQKISFDADF
- a CDS encoding DUF3109 family protein translates to MFQLGKTIVSEDILEKDFVCNLSACKGACCVDGDAGAPLSVEETKIMEEIYPKVKPFLRKEGIAAIEAQGTWVKGTDGDLETPLIDNKDCAYVIFDGKTALCGIEQAYNQGIVDWKKPVSCHLYPIRVKDFTEFAAVNYDKWDICDDACSLGKELEVPVYKFVKEALIRKFGEDWFAELEKVAQDMKHS